The genomic window GGGTGATCTGCATCTGCAGCATTCCCGCCGCACCTACGAACGTGAGGGAAACAAAGGTCACCAGCACTACGGAGATGACCATGGAAAGGTTCCGGCGCAGTCCGCTGCCGATTTCCCCGAGGATAAACAGGAGCCTCACAGCTGCGCCCCCTGTGCACGGTCGAGTTCCTCGCCGCTGGCATCCCGCAGGCGGCGTGATTCACCAACCACCGGAATCATGGAGGTGTAGAGCGCCTTGGCTTCGTCTCTGATGACCTTGCCGTTCTTGAGCTCCACCACGCGGCGGCGCATTTCATTGACGATGTCGTCGTCGTGCGTTGCCATGACCACGGTGGTGCCATTCTGATTGATCTTGTCCAGGACCCCCATGATGCCCATCGAGGTGATGGGGTCAAGGTTGCCGGTCGGTTCGTCCGCCAGCAGGATGCCGGGACGGTTCACGACGGCGCGGGCGATCGCCACGCGCTGCTGCTCACCACCTGACAACTCATGGGGCATGCGGCGTTCCTTGCCCTCCAGCCCCACGGTCTTGAGGACTTCAGGAACTGTTTCGCGGATGATCGAGCGGCTCTTGCCGATGACCTGCATCGCGAAGGCAACGTTGGCAAAGACGTTCTTCTGCGGGAGCAGCCGGAAATCCTGGAAGACAACGCCGATGCCGCGACGAAGCTTGGGTACACGCCAGCTCGAAATGTTCGCAACGTTCTGCCCGGCAACGTAGACAGATCCGGACGAGGCTTTGTCTTCCTTCAGGATCAAGCGAAGAAAAGTGGACTTGCCCGAGCCCGACGCACCTACGAGGAAGGTGAATTCGCCGCGGTTGATCTCAAGGCTGACAGAGTCGAGCGCCGGTCGGGCATTCTGCTCGTAGACCTTGGTGACATTCTCAAATCTGATCATGGCCCTTTAGAACCCCGCCGGACATGACATAGTCGCCCAGTCCAACAGCCGGAGCGCGGGCTTTCGATGGGGGAAGTGAGAGCACCGGCCACTCGACTATACGCACGCACATGCCGGGTTTAGCTGGCTTTGGCAGGCGTGTCGCGGAATCCGGCGCCCGGCATGACCGGATGCCGGCCCGGGAATCCCCGAGGTTGGTTCGCCGTTTGGCTGCCGGGTCCTGGTTGGCTGCCGGGCCCTCGTTGGCTGCCGGGTCCTGGTTGGCTGCCGGGGTCCTAGTTGGCTGCCGCGTTGCGGTTGCCGGTGCGCCAGCGGATTCCAGCGTCTATGAAGTCGTCGATGTCGCCATCAAGCAC from Arthrobacter sp. StoSoilB20 includes these protein-coding regions:
- the ftsE gene encoding cell division ATP-binding protein FtsE; the encoded protein is MIRFENVTKVYEQNARPALDSVSLEINRGEFTFLVGASGSGKSTFLRLILKEDKASSGSVYVAGQNVANISSWRVPKLRRGIGVVFQDFRLLPQKNVFANVAFAMQVIGKSRSIIRETVPEVLKTVGLEGKERRMPHELSGGEQQRVAIARAVVNRPGILLADEPTGNLDPITSMGIMGVLDKINQNGTTVVMATHDDDIVNEMRRRVVELKNGKVIRDEAKALYTSMIPVVGESRRLRDASGEELDRAQGAQL